Proteins co-encoded in one Sparus aurata chromosome 18, fSpaAur1.1, whole genome shotgun sequence genomic window:
- the LOC115568611 gene encoding protocadherin gamma-A6-like, with product MSTAHRLLKACLIMDQRKNLKGWIHVLLFIPLFGVSFGEVRYSLPEEMQRGSVIGNIARDLGLKVTDLDARRARVVAEGTRQLCELDTASGNLLISQRIDREELCAQASVCILQYQLLLEDPLQAYSLVLDITDINDNSPVFAAGEIKLDLVESTVLGRRFPLESAHDPDLGTNSVREYKLSPNEHFALEMSTQMNGNGYPELVLKKPLDREAQAEHVLKINGIDGGRPVRSGTASIFIRVLDANDNVPVFSQRVYKVSVPENSPIGTLIATLNATDLDEGVYGEIAYSFSHLSDKMGGVFEINPLSGEVRVAGSIDYEEASTHELDVQAKDGGGQASHCKLVIDVIDVNDNKPVIEIKSASANVAEDSKPGTMVALINVYDLDTGSSGRVTCTIPEDVPFKLVSEVKNYFMLVTDGILDREFQSEYNITVTATDAGSPSLSGLNVLKIVVTDINDNPPTFTQKEYDANILENQPVGTFVIKLKAEDTDDASNAKILYQISRDTNSEASSFLTINAETGELFTSRLFDYEQSVHFQIKVTARDGGDPPLSSTCTINVFIKDQNDNAPVVLYPVQTTGFIAEDMVPVEAPRGYLVTKVVAVDADSGHNAWLSYRILRATRPNLFMVGLHTGEIRTVRAFMEDDEPKHTVLVLVTDNGHETLSATVTVSIAVGDGLPVLNELFEFAEESPDSENITLYLIIALAAVSSLFILLISGVFYFKLCRRSYVYRSTTANLPVFPGTYCPPSFTDLSRCGTLLKDERYDSFLTTGSWRGDFRFVSNTDTDTLKKRSAAYQSTLRRTSTDRNTLKVRAGAPHPCYVMQ from the coding sequence ATGTCGACAGCACATCGGCTTCTGAAAGCATGTTTAATAATGGACCAGCGAAAAAACTTGAAAGGGTGGATTCATGTTTTACTGTTTATCCCCCTTTTTGGCGTGTCGTTTGGAGAAGTCCGTTACAGCCTTCCCGAGGAGATGCAGCGGGGCTCGGTTATCGGGAATATTGCGCGGGACCTGGGGCTGAAAGTAACGGATCTTGATGCTCGTCGAGCCCGTGTTGTTGCCGAAGGAACTCGACAGCTGTGTGAGCTGGACACTGCGTCAGGAAATCTTTTGATCAGCCAACGGATAGACCGAGAGGAGCTCTGCGCACAAGCCAGTGTCTGCATTCTACAGTATCAGCTCTTACTCGAAGATCCCCTTCAAGCATACAGTTTAGTTTTGGACATAACTGATATAAATGACAACAGCCCGGTGTTCGCCGCAGGAGAGATCAAACTAGATTTGGTCGAATCCACCGTTCTGGGGAGACGCTTTCCCTTGGAGAGCGCGCATGACCCCGATCTGGGAACCAACTCAGTCCGTGAATATAAACTGAGCCCGAATGAACACTTTGCACTGGAAATGAGCACACAGATGAACGGCAATGGTTATCCTGAACTTGTTCTTAAAAAACCCTTGGACCGGGAGGCACAGGCTGAACATGTTCTGAAAATCAATGGAATTGACGGCGGGCGTCCAGTCAGATCAGGAACCGCTTCTATCTTTATCCGTGTTCTGGACGCCAATGACAATGTCCCAGTTTTTAGCCAACGAGTTTACAAAGTGTCTGTGCCAGAAAACTCGCCCATAGGGACTCTCATCGCAACGCTCAATGCCACAGACTTGGATGAAGGTGTTTATGGAGAGATAGCATACTCGTTCAGTCACCTGTCAGACAAGATGGGGGGAGTTTTTGAAATCAACCCCCTGAGTGGAGAAGTTCGGGTGGCAGGTTCTATAGACTATGAAGAGGCCAGTACGCATGAGCTGGATGTTCAGGCTAAAGACGGTGGTGGTCAGGCTTCTCACTGTAAACTTGTCATTGACGTCATTGATGTTAATGACAACAAACCTGTGATAGAGATAAAGTCAGCCTCTGCTAACGTGGCTGAAGACTCTAAACCAGGAACTATGGTTGCTCTGATTAATGTTTATGACTTGGACACTGGCAGCAGTGGGCGCGTCACGTGTACAATTCCAGAGGACGTTCCATTCAAACTTGTGTCAGAGGTCAAAAACTATTTCATGTTGGTGACTGACGGGATCTTAGACAGGGAATTTCAATCAGAATATAACATCACAGTGACTGCCACTGACGCGGGCTCTCCCTCACTCTCCGGTTTAAACGTTTTAAAAATCGTGGTTACTGACATAAATGACAACCCTCCAACTTTTACGCAGAAAGAGTACGATGCCAACATCTTGGAAAATCAACCCGTTGGTACGTTTGTGATAAAATTGAAGGCTGAGGACACCGACGACGCGTCTAATGCTAAAATCCTGTACCAAATATCAAGGGACACAAACTCAGAAGCGTCCTCCTTCCTTACCATCAACGCAGAAACGGGAGAGCTGTTCACATCGCGCCTCTTTGATTATGAGCAGTCAGTTCACTTCCAAATCAAGGTGACGGCTCGAGATGGAGGCGACCCTCCACTCTCCAGCACCTGCACCATTAACGTTTTTATAAAAGACCAGAATGACAATGCACCTGTCGTCTTATATCCTGTCCAAACCACCGGGTTCATAGCTGAAGACATGGTGCCAGTTGAAGCGCCTCGGGGTTACCTGGTTACTAAGGTGGTAGCTGTGGACGCCGACTCCGGCCATAACGCCTGGCTTTCGTACAGAATCCTCCGAGCCACGCGGCCCAACCTGTTCATGGTCGGACTGCATACGGGAGAGATCAGAACTGTGCGAGCATTCATGGAGGACGATGAGCCGAAACATACTGTGTTAGTTCTAGTGACGGATAACGGGCACGAAACTCTGTCCGCCACCGTCACAGTCAGCATAGCAGTTGGAGACGGGCTGCCAGTTTTAAACGAACTCTTTGAGTTTGCAGAAGAATCGCCGGACAGCGAAAACATAACTCTCTATTTGATTATCGCCCTGGCAGCagtttcctctcttttcatcCTCCTAATCAGCGGGGTGTTTTATTTCAAGCTGTGCAGACGTAGTTATGTTTACCGTTCAACTACCGCCAATCTCCCCGTTTTCCCCGGGACCTACTGCCCCCCTAGTTTTACAGATCTAAGCCGTTGTGGGACCCTGTTGAAAGATGAGCGGTACGATTCCTTCTTGACCACCGGGTCCTGGAGGGGCGATTTCCGTTTCgtctcaaacacagacactgacacaCTTAAGAAAAGAAGTGCAGCCTATCAAAG